From one Methanocalculus alkaliphilus genomic stretch:
- a CDS encoding nitroreductase family protein, producing the protein MNDCIRRLTLKSRSTRRFREDQRIPMETLVHLIDIARFCPSARNRQPLRYILSVEEKETVQIRSCLLFALDLPGWDGPAEGERPAAYITIIASKGAEPDPSIDLGVAAQTILLAAAEKGIAGCMFGSIRRTELATLLQIPDGYQILLVIALGYPGEEIRIEEPGEDGDTRYWRDDQDIHHVPKRSLQDCILMAGSGDHVS; encoded by the coding sequence ATGAACGACTGCATCAGACGCCTCACCCTGAAAAGCAGAAGTACACGTCGGTTCCGTGAGGATCAGCGAATACCAATGGAGACGCTTGTTCACCTCATCGATATCGCCCGTTTCTGCCCGTCTGCAAGAAACCGCCAGCCACTCAGATATATTCTCTCTGTTGAGGAGAAAGAGACGGTGCAGATACGATCCTGCCTTCTCTTTGCCCTTGATCTCCCGGGATGGGATGGCCCGGCAGAAGGAGAGCGTCCGGCCGCATATATAACCATCATCGCCTCAAAGGGGGCAGAGCCTGACCCATCAATCGATCTCGGTGTCGCCGCGCAGACTATTCTCCTGGCTGCTGCCGAGAAGGGTATTGCCGGGTGTATGTTCGGCTCGATCAGGCGGACGGAGCTTGCAACCCTCCTTCAGATCCCGGACGGCTACCAGATCCTCCTTGTTATCGCCCTTGGCTATCCTGGTGAGGAGATCCGAATCGAAGAACCGGGAGAGGACGGGGATACCCGGTACTGGAGAGATGATCAGGATATCCATCACGTTCCAAAACGGTCCCTTCAGGATTGCATTCTTATGGCGGGATCTGGTGATCATGTATCCTGA
- a CDS encoding 5-formyltetrahydrofolate cyclo-ligase, producing MSEGKKEIRDRLRHIKEMQTPEERFEKSRAICRHLMGLISSGETVMVYTSKEKEVNTVPLITMLLSYGYPVIVPIIQSDDVSLRLSYLEDMMVLVPSTFGVPEPIGNEIPADGVDVDTIILPMLGFDRSGGRIGYGAGYYDRFLAQYPDLRKIGIAFACQEVDSLPLDPHDVVMDAIVTEEGVVYRRV from the coding sequence ATGAGCGAAGGGAAGAAGGAGATTCGCGACAGGCTCCGCCATATAAAAGAGATGCAGACGCCGGAAGAGCGGTTTGAAAAGAGCAGGGCAATTTGCAGACACCTTATGGGGCTGATTTCATCTGGCGAGACGGTGATGGTCTATACCTCAAAAGAGAAGGAGGTCAATACCGTTCCACTCATAACGATGCTTCTATCATATGGGTATCCGGTTATTGTTCCGATCATCCAGAGCGACGATGTCAGTCTACGGCTCTCATATCTTGAGGATATGATGGTCCTTGTTCCAAGTACGTTCGGGGTTCCCGAACCGATCGGAAATGAGATCCCGGCAGATGGTGTAGATGTCGACACCATCATCCTCCCCATGCTTGGATTTGACCGGAGTGGGGGGCGTATCGGGTATGGTGCCGGATATTATGATCGCTTCCTTGCACAATATCCTGATCTCAGAAAGATCGGGATCGCCTTTGCCTGCCAGGAGGTTGACTCCCTTCCTCTGGATCCCCACGATGTCGTCATGGATGCTATCGTGACCGAGGAGGGTGTCGTCTACCGGAGGGTGTAA
- the fhcD gene encoding formylmethanofuran--tetrahydromethanopterin N-formyltransferase, with the protein MMLGETVILDTFAEAFPIWVSRIIITADTMEWAYTAAQEATGFATSKIYCPCEAGIEGVVHDTPDGRPGVSILISAEKKQMRSNVSDRISQCILPAPTASAFDGLPDAVDRFHTRMHYFGDGYEERCIVGGRNCWRIPVMEGEYIGEERYGTVKGIAGGNFLVMAADRLTALTAAEAGVRAIEPLPDVITGFAGGIVGSGSKVGCKNYRFPMPASTNHAWCPTLRGTIPDSEVPDGVNSIYEVVINGIGEDAVKTAMKAGIESAVEAGGVLNIGASNFGGKLGPHRFMLRELFSSE; encoded by the coding sequence ATGATGCTTGGGGAGACGGTGATCCTTGATACCTTTGCAGAGGCATTCCCCATCTGGGTATCACGCATCATCATCACGGCAGATACCATGGAGTGGGCATATACAGCGGCACAGGAAGCAACCGGCTTTGCAACCTCCAAGATCTACTGTCCCTGTGAAGCCGGGATTGAAGGAGTTGTTCATGATACCCCTGATGGCCGTCCCGGCGTCTCAATCCTCATCTCTGCTGAGAAGAAACAGATGCGATCCAATGTGAGTGACCGCATATCACAATGTATTCTCCCGGCACCGACGGCATCGGCATTCGATGGCCTCCCTGACGCGGTCGATCGCTTCCATACCCGTATGCACTATTTCGGGGATGGTTATGAGGAACGCTGTATCGTCGGTGGGAGAAACTGCTGGCGAATTCCTGTGATGGAGGGGGAGTACATCGGAGAGGAACGATATGGAACGGTGAAGGGGATCGCAGGAGGCAACTTCCTTGTCATGGCAGCGGATCGGTTGACGGCCCTTACCGCAGCCGAGGCCGGGGTCCGGGCTATCGAGCCTCTCCCTGATGTGATCACAGGCTTTGCAGGGGGGATCGTCGGCAGCGGATCAAAAGTCGGATGCAAAAATTATCGTTTCCCGATGCCCGCAAGCACAAACCATGCCTGGTGCCCGACCCTGAGAGGCACAATCCCTGACTCCGAGGTTCCTGATGGAGTCAACTCAATCTATGAGGTGGTCATCAATGGCATCGGTGAGGACGCTGTAAAAACGGCGATGAAGGCAGGGATTGAATCGGCTGTCGAAGCGGGAGGGGTTCTGAATATCGGGGCATCTAACTTCGGCGGGAAGCTTGGGCCGCACCGGTTCATGCTCCGGGAACTCTTCTCTTCAGAATAG
- a CDS encoding substrate-binding domain-containing protein produces the protein MKKIRTFTIMGILILTLLFAGCTGIDVFGSPSKNELRIATTTSLYDTGLLDHLQPIFEERYDARLLIVSAGTGKALEYGQRGDVDVMMVHDRSREDTFISEGHGVERRVVAYNYFILLGPESDPAGIRGAEPEEAFRRLLELGTAGDLGIAFISRGDESGTHAKEKAIWRSAGYDYARDIQNSGLWYVEVGRGMGETLVMANEKEAYTLSDIGTFLAYKGDLGIVPIVAEGDILLNVYSTMLINPKTHTGIDIDLGKTWINFLISDEAQEEIATFGLPEYGEPLFFPAQGNWEIMGVPQSEVTEPVL, from the coding sequence ATGAAAAAAATACGGACATTCACTATCATGGGGATTCTGATCCTCACACTCCTTTTCGCCGGATGCACCGGGATTGATGTGTTTGGGTCACCATCAAAGAACGAGCTCCGAATCGCAACGACAACCAGTCTCTATGATACCGGGCTTCTGGATCATCTCCAGCCGATCTTTGAGGAGAGATATGATGCAAGGCTCCTGATCGTATCCGCAGGAACCGGGAAAGCACTTGAGTATGGGCAGAGGGGGGATGTTGATGTGATGATGGTGCATGATCGATCCCGTGAAGATACGTTCATATCAGAAGGCCATGGCGTTGAACGCCGTGTCGTAGCCTATAATTACTTTATTCTTCTCGGGCCTGAATCGGACCCGGCCGGGATTCGTGGAGCAGAACCTGAGGAGGCATTCAGGAGACTCCTTGAATTGGGAACTGCCGGGGATTTGGGTATTGCTTTTATCTCCCGGGGGGATGAGTCAGGTACTCACGCAAAGGAGAAGGCGATCTGGCGGTCTGCCGGATATGATTATGCCAGAGATATTCAGAATTCCGGATTATGGTATGTTGAAGTCGGACGTGGGATGGGTGAGACCCTCGTGATGGCAAATGAGAAGGAGGCATATACCCTTTCGGATATCGGTACCTTCCTTGCATACAAGGGAGACCTTGGGATCGTCCCGATCGTTGCTGAGGGGGATATTCTTCTGAATGTCTACTCCACCATGCTGATCAATCCAAAGACGCATACAGGGATTGATATTGATCTTGGAAAAACATGGATCAACTTCCTCATCTCTGATGAGGCACAAGAGGAGATCGCTACCTTCGGTCTCCCCGAATATGGCGAACCTCTTTTCTTCCCTGCACAAGGCAACTGGGAGATCATGGGTGTTCCCCAGTCTGAAGTGACAGAGCCGGTGCTCTGA
- a CDS encoding ABC transporter permease gives MNEIVSGFLTALHLIITLDPEVIEISIRSIVISLTATLIGALIAIPIGATITFSEFPGKRGLVSFIQTLYALPTVLVGLFVFLLISRAGPFGFLRLLFTPEGMIIAQTILILPILIGLTISALSNIDPMIRDTLHSLGATRIQFLRSIVSEARYAIMAAVVLGFGRAISEVGAAIMIGGNIKGHTRVLTTAISLETSMGNISVSIALGIILLLIALVINLLLAIVQNR, from the coding sequence ATGAATGAGATCGTCAGCGGCTTCCTCACCGCTCTTCACCTGATCATCACCCTTGACCCCGAAGTGATCGAGATCTCGATCCGCAGCATTGTCATCTCCCTCACTGCAACGCTTATCGGCGCCCTGATTGCAATTCCTATCGGGGCGACCATCACCTTCTCAGAATTTCCGGGGAAACGGGGTCTTGTCAGCTTCATTCAGACACTCTATGCCCTCCCTACCGTCCTCGTTGGTCTCTTCGTCTTTTTATTGATCTCCAGAGCAGGCCCGTTCGGTTTCCTTCGCCTCCTCTTTACCCCGGAAGGGATGATAATCGCCCAGACGATCCTGATCCTTCCGATTCTCATAGGGCTTACCATCTCTGCCCTTTCTAATATTGATCCTATGATCAGGGATACCCTCCACTCGCTTGGCGCGACACGGATACAGTTCCTCCGATCTATTGTATCTGAAGCACGATATGCGATCATGGCCGCTGTTGTGCTTGGATTTGGACGTGCCATCTCGGAAGTCGGAGCAGCAATCATGATCGGAGGGAACATCAAGGGGCACACCCGTGTCCTGACGACCGCGATCTCACTTGAGACGTCTATGGGCAACATCTCCGTCTCGATTGCACTTGGTATCATTCTCCTGCTGATTGCACTTGTGATCAATCTCCTCCTTGCGATAGTCCAGAACCGGTGA
- a CDS encoding ABC transporter ATP-binding protein: MMLRIDGISKRFGETDVLSGISADIEQGEFFTIIGPSGAGKSTLLRLINLLDTPTGGSISLDGISIHSDRSLEVRRRMGMVFQKPAVFKSTVYENIALGLRFRHEPESRIKEKVSESLDLVQLGGFEGRKAVTLSGGEMQRVAIARVMVTDPDLLLLDEPTANLDPVSVGVIEDLIIRINREFGTTIIMSTHDMFQGQRLAHRMGVMVDGTFAQIGTSREIFTTPHDRYVARFVGIENLIDGIISSTDGGIATIDAGGVKVQVVTPLSAGNRVTVCLRPEDIAVGLHPDHAESVRNVLQGTVVSITAMGPLTRLTLDCGIRLVAVVTWKAAEELGIEDGSTISASFKATAAHVLPLSR; encoded by the coding sequence ATGATGCTCAGAATAGATGGGATATCCAAACGATTTGGTGAGACTGATGTATTGTCCGGCATCTCCGCTGATATTGAACAAGGAGAGTTCTTTACAATCATCGGACCATCCGGGGCAGGGAAATCGACCCTTCTTCGGTTGATCAATCTCCTTGATACTCCCACCGGAGGTTCCATATCCCTTGATGGTATTTCCATTCATTCGGACAGATCCCTTGAGGTTCGCCGCCGGATGGGGATGGTCTTCCAGAAACCTGCAGTCTTTAAAAGTACGGTCTATGAAAACATCGCTCTTGGCCTCAGGTTCAGGCATGAACCCGAATCACGTATAAAGGAAAAAGTCTCTGAATCACTCGATCTCGTTCAACTTGGCGGTTTTGAAGGCCGAAAGGCGGTCACTCTCTCCGGCGGTGAGATGCAGAGGGTTGCCATCGCACGGGTGATGGTGACAGATCCCGATCTTCTTCTCCTTGATGAGCCGACGGCAAACCTTGATCCCGTCTCGGTCGGGGTGATAGAAGATCTCATTATCAGGATTAACCGGGAATTTGGGACGACGATCATCATGTCAACTCATGACATGTTCCAGGGCCAGCGACTCGCCCATCGGATGGGGGTGATGGTTGATGGAACGTTTGCTCAGATCGGTACATCCCGTGAGATCTTTACGACTCCCCATGACCGGTATGTTGCACGCTTCGTCGGGATCGAGAATCTCATTGATGGGATTATCTCATCCACTGATGGCGGGATTGCCACCATCGATGCAGGTGGTGTCAAGGTTCAGGTTGTGACCCCTCTCTCTGCCGGAAACAGGGTTACCGTCTGCCTCAGGCCTGAAGATATTGCTGTTGGATTACACCCTGATCATGCAGAGAGTGTCAGAAATGTTCTGCAAGGAACTGTTGTCTCAATTACAGCGATGGGGCCACTCACCAGACTGACACTGGACTGTGGTATTCGTCTCGTCGCTGTTGTGACATGGAAAGCGGCAGAGGAGCTTGGTATCGAGGATGGATCAACGATTTCTGCATCCTTTAAGGCGACAGCTGCCCATGTTCTCCCTCTGAGCCGGTGA
- a CDS encoding ATP-binding response regulator, producing MMTEKKVWIVEDEAIIAMDLKKRLQAMGYTVLGISGYAEDAIEKVRQYTPDLVMMDIILKGEMDGITAAEIIRRELNIPVVYLTAYDDERTVQRAEETEPFGYIVKPFEEQNLRMVIEIALYRELEKELEFFAREVNQYAQDLQDTAALLSFSNRKLTVISEITLHDILNKIMTIQGCLDLASDKKVDSELAGYLDEMHQAVTDIQKLISFTRKYEKLGAEKRTWVPVSGIITTISDDRLPIRNHCSSLSIYADPMLAMVFANLMDNTIRHAEGATEVNLNCETTDDGLLIIWEDDGTGIPEDQKEKIFEKGSGEGTGFGLFLAREILSLSGITTHETGIPGKGARFEIMVPNGAWRIESGKE from the coding sequence ATGATGACAGAGAAAAAAGTCTGGATAGTGGAAGATGAAGCGATAATCGCAATGGATCTGAAGAAGCGCCTTCAGGCGATGGGCTATACCGTCCTTGGTATATCCGGGTATGCCGAAGATGCCATCGAAAAGGTACGGCAGTACACACCAGATCTTGTGATGATGGATATTATCCTGAAAGGTGAGATGGATGGTATTACGGCAGCAGAGATCATCAGGCGTGAATTGAATATCCCGGTTGTCTATCTGACAGCATATGATGATGAGAGAACGGTTCAAAGGGCTGAGGAGACCGAACCTTTTGGATATATCGTCAAGCCTTTTGAAGAGCAGAATCTCAGGATGGTCATTGAGATCGCCCTTTATAGAGAGCTCGAAAAAGAACTTGAGTTCTTTGCCCGGGAGGTCAACCAGTATGCACAGGACCTCCAGGATACGGCAGCCCTCCTCTCATTCTCAAACAGGAAACTCACCGTCATATCCGAGATCACCCTGCATGACATTCTCAATAAGATTATGACGATCCAGGGATGTCTGGATCTGGCTTCTGATAAGAAGGTGGATAGCGAGCTTGCCGGATACCTCGATGAGATGCACCAGGCGGTCACCGATATACAGAAGCTGATCAGTTTTACCCGCAAATACGAGAAACTCGGGGCAGAAAAACGTACCTGGGTTCCTGTATCCGGTATCATCACCACAATCTCTGATGATCGGCTCCCTATCCGGAACCACTGTTCATCCCTCTCAATCTATGCAGATCCGATGCTTGCAATGGTCTTTGCAAACCTTATGGACAACACCATCCGGCATGCCGAAGGTGCAACTGAAGTTAACCTCAATTGCGAAACCACTGATGATGGATTGCTGATCATCTGGGAGGATGATGGAACCGGGATTCCGGAGGATCAGAAGGAGAAGATCTTTGAGAAGGGTTCGGGAGAGGGTACTGGATTTGGGCTCTTTCTCGCCCGTGAGATCCTTTCGCTCTCCGGCATCACAACGCATGAGACCGGGATTCCTGGCAAAGGGGCGAGGTTTGAGATTATGGTTCCAAACGGGGCATGGAGGATTGAGAGCGGAAAAGAATAG